A window of Corallococcus macrosporus DSM 14697 contains these coding sequences:
- a CDS encoding sensor histidine kinase: MGESGPGGGRKRGRRDRRREPADAPADLTPPEGQENFPARMRVAPSSEPVRPSEPAAPTELPAHAADEASLSAEARLCVLQEMMGEAFFTLDAHGRVREMNARAAALLGLPAEQVRGQEPWLARPELAGTVLHERLMTALTAREGGRFLAELPSRTWLEVTVRVVGDETWVLAADITQRQLAENEVARTEERFRQLGERFQVALDSAQMAVWETNLVTGQVFRSEGHDRLYGYAQPQAEWTHAKFLASIHPEDRAEVEAQVSSIFTQHVDAYTSTFRTCWPDGSWHWLTSRARVIRDATGNVAVVRGAMLDITALKETEAALQEAVRTRDDFLSMASHELRTPLTSLRLQVQLLRRLGGTTPDAAIGSDKVSGKLDNTERQLRRLGALVDNLLDVSRIQTGKLDFQFMEGDLAGVVSDVVSRFTEEARLAGVLLDSHVDTPAPCRFDRLRMEQVVSNLLTNAFRYGAGKPVKVTLRHTPDSLRLVVQDGGPGIPEADRSRVFERFTQGDNAQRRGGLGLGLHIVRQIIEAHGGRVHVEEAPGGGAAFVVDLPR, from the coding sequence ATGGGCGAGTCGGGGCCTGGGGGGGGCCGGAAGCGGGGACGACGGGACAGGCGCCGTGAGCCGGCTGACGCGCCGGCCGACTTGACGCCTCCTGAAGGCCAGGAGAATTTCCCGGCCCGCATGAGAGTCGCTCCGTCTTCCGAGCCCGTTCGTCCTTCGGAGCCCGCCGCCCCCACCGAGCTGCCCGCCCACGCCGCCGACGAGGCCAGCCTGTCCGCCGAGGCCCGGCTGTGTGTGCTGCAGGAGATGATGGGCGAGGCCTTCTTCACGCTCGACGCCCACGGCCGCGTCCGGGAGATGAACGCGCGCGCCGCCGCCCTGCTGGGGCTGCCCGCCGAGCAGGTGCGTGGCCAGGAGCCCTGGCTCGCCCGGCCGGAGCTGGCGGGCACGGTGCTCCACGAGCGCCTGATGACGGCGCTCACCGCGCGCGAGGGCGGCCGCTTCCTGGCGGAGCTGCCGTCACGAACCTGGCTGGAGGTGACGGTCCGCGTGGTGGGCGACGAGACGTGGGTACTGGCCGCGGACATCACCCAGCGTCAGCTCGCGGAGAACGAGGTGGCCCGCACCGAGGAGCGCTTCCGTCAGCTCGGCGAGCGCTTCCAGGTCGCGCTCGACTCGGCGCAGATGGCCGTCTGGGAGACGAACCTCGTCACCGGCCAGGTCTTCCGCTCCGAGGGGCATGACCGGCTCTACGGCTACGCGCAGCCCCAGGCGGAGTGGACGCATGCCAAGTTCCTCGCCTCCATCCACCCCGAGGACCGCGCGGAGGTGGAGGCCCAGGTCTCCTCCATCTTCACCCAGCACGTGGACGCCTACACCTCCACCTTCCGCACCTGCTGGCCGGACGGGAGCTGGCACTGGCTCACCAGCCGCGCGCGGGTGATTCGCGACGCCACGGGCAACGTGGCGGTGGTGCGCGGCGCCATGCTGGACATCACCGCGCTGAAGGAGACGGAGGCCGCGCTGCAGGAAGCCGTGCGCACGCGGGACGACTTCCTCTCCATGGCCAGCCACGAGCTGCGCACGCCGCTGACGTCGCTGCGCCTCCAGGTCCAACTGCTGCGGCGCCTGGGCGGCACCACGCCCGACGCGGCCATCGGCTCCGACAAGGTCTCCGGGAAGCTGGACAACACGGAGCGCCAGCTCCGCCGCCTGGGCGCGCTGGTGGACAACCTGCTGGACGTCAGCCGCATCCAGACGGGGAAGCTGGACTTCCAGTTCATGGAGGGAGACCTGGCCGGCGTGGTGTCGGACGTCGTCTCCCGCTTCACGGAGGAGGCGCGGCTGGCGGGCGTGCTCCTGGACTCGCACGTGGACACGCCGGCCCCGTGCCGCTTCGACCGGCTGCGCATGGAGCAGGTGGTGAGCAACCTGCTCACCAACGCCTTCCGCTACGGCGCGGGCAAGCCGGTGAAGGTGACGCTGCGGCACACGCCGGACTCCCTCCGGCTGGTGGTGCAGGACGGCGGACCGGGCATCCCCGAAGCGGACCGGAGCCGCGTCTTCGAGCGCTTCACCCAGGGCGACAACGCCCAGCGCCGCGGCGGCCTGGGGCTGGGGCTCCACATCGTCCGGCAGATCATCGAGGCGCACGGGGGCCGCGTGCATGTGGAGGAGGCGCCCGGAGGTGGCGCCGCCTTCGTGGTGGATTTGCCACGCTAG
- a CDS encoding DUF1206 domain-containing protein, with the protein MATGTLRGPDIQRVARAGKEAGRGGVEWAARVGYTARAAVYAVIGVLALMLAAGEGGQTTDTHGAVAEVARQPFGSVLLVLLGVGLLAFALWRFAQAAWDLEDKGRSGKGIAARVGMAGSGVIHASLALTAFNLLRGRGGGGSGGNQGLTAKLLSQPFGQVLVVLVGVAVMAFAGYQLYRAWKGRMLEKLTLSGLAARRRTWVERICKAGVAARGVVFLLVGWFFIQAALSADPGEAGGLGEALGTLAAQPFGPWLLGVVALGLVGYAVYQLCAARYRHIPTPS; encoded by the coding sequence ATGGCGACCGGGACGTTGCGTGGGCCCGACATCCAGCGGGTGGCGCGGGCGGGGAAGGAAGCGGGCCGCGGCGGCGTGGAGTGGGCGGCCCGCGTGGGCTACACCGCGCGCGCCGCCGTCTACGCGGTGATTGGCGTACTGGCGTTGATGCTGGCCGCGGGCGAGGGCGGTCAGACGACGGACACGCACGGCGCCGTGGCGGAGGTGGCGCGCCAGCCCTTCGGCTCGGTGCTGCTGGTGCTGCTGGGCGTGGGGCTCCTGGCCTTCGCGCTGTGGCGCTTCGCCCAGGCCGCGTGGGACTTGGAGGACAAGGGCCGCTCGGGCAAGGGAATCGCGGCGCGCGTGGGCATGGCGGGCAGCGGGGTGATTCACGCCAGCCTCGCGCTCACGGCCTTCAACCTCCTGCGTGGCCGAGGCGGAGGTGGCAGCGGAGGCAATCAGGGCCTCACCGCGAAGCTCTTGTCGCAGCCCTTCGGTCAGGTCCTGGTCGTCCTGGTGGGGGTGGCGGTGATGGCGTTCGCCGGGTACCAGCTCTACCGGGCCTGGAAGGGGCGGATGTTGGAGAAGCTGACCCTGTCCGGGCTGGCCGCGCGCCGGCGGACGTGGGTGGAGCGCATCTGCAAGGCGGGCGTCGCCGCGCGCGGCGTGGTGTTCCTGTTGGTGGGCTGGTTCTTCATCCAGGCCGCGTTGAGCGCGGACCCGGGCGAGGCGGGCGGTCTGGGCGAAGCGCTGGGCACGTTGGCCGCGCAGCCCTTCGGACCCTGGTTGCTGGGCGTCGTGGCGCTGGGCCTGGTCGGGTACGCCGTCTATCAGCTCTGCGCGGCGCGCTACCGGCACATCCCCACGCCGTCGTGA
- a CDS encoding TIGR02452 family protein has product MSLKGIGQQTVDILERGQYLAPSGRRVELGEAVERAVSGTALYRPGDFSRLSFPLADTPLAPRIEVTSEKTGAAARRLVEAGASQVAALNFASAKNPGGGFLGGAKAQEEDLARCSALYACLLSQREYYDANRAEPSPLYTDHLIYAPDVPFFRDEDLALLEQPFTVSLLTAPAPNAGVALARDRDMGGRIRKVLEARALKVLRVAAHQGHRTLVLGAWGCGVFRNNPVEVAEAFALGLGSLPGAFDHVVFAVYERGGDGPNLRAFQAHFA; this is encoded by the coding sequence ATGTCGTTGAAGGGCATTGGACAGCAGACGGTGGACATCCTCGAGCGGGGCCAGTACCTGGCGCCCTCGGGGCGGCGTGTCGAGCTGGGGGAGGCCGTGGAGCGCGCGGTCTCCGGCACGGCGCTGTACCGGCCGGGGGACTTCTCGCGCCTGTCGTTCCCTTTGGCCGACACGCCGTTGGCGCCTCGAATCGAAGTCACCTCGGAGAAGACGGGCGCCGCCGCTCGTCGGCTGGTGGAGGCGGGCGCGTCCCAGGTGGCCGCGCTCAACTTCGCGTCGGCGAAGAATCCCGGCGGGGGATTCCTGGGCGGAGCGAAGGCGCAGGAGGAGGACCTGGCGCGCTGCTCGGCGCTGTACGCGTGCCTGCTCTCGCAGCGCGAGTACTACGACGCCAACCGCGCGGAGCCCTCGCCGCTCTACACGGACCACCTCATCTACGCGCCGGACGTGCCCTTCTTCCGCGATGAAGACCTGGCGCTGCTGGAGCAGCCCTTCACGGTGTCCCTCCTCACGGCGCCCGCGCCCAACGCGGGCGTGGCGCTGGCTCGGGACCGGGACATGGGCGGCCGCATCCGGAAGGTGCTGGAGGCGCGGGCCCTGAAGGTGCTCCGGGTCGCGGCGCACCAGGGACACCGCACGCTGGTGCTCGGCGCCTGGGGCTGCGGCGTGTTCCGCAACAACCCGGTGGAGGTCGCGGAGGCCTTCGCGTTGGGGCTGGGCTCGCTCCCCGGTGCCTTCGACCATGTCGTCTTCGCCGTCTACGAGCGCGGCGGCGACGGGCCCAACCTGCGCGCGTTCCAGGCGCACTTCGCGTGA
- the gstA gene encoding glutathione transferase GstA, translating to MKLFYSPGACSLSPHIILREGGFAFTTEKVDIRAKKTAAGEDFLGINAKGYVPALQLDDGSLLTEGPAIVQYLADQVPDKKLAPANGTLARYRLQEMLNFISTEIHKGFSPLFNPAFPEEGKRLTKERLALRLGVLEAVVAKQAFLMGEQFTVADAYLFTTLNWAGHTKVDLEPFPALRAYHARVADRPSVQEALKAEGLAK from the coding sequence ATGAAACTCTTCTACTCTCCTGGTGCCTGTTCGCTGTCGCCCCACATCATCCTTCGCGAGGGCGGCTTCGCCTTCACCACCGAGAAGGTGGACATCCGCGCCAAGAAGACGGCGGCGGGCGAGGACTTCCTCGGCATCAACGCCAAGGGCTATGTCCCGGCGCTGCAGCTCGATGACGGCAGCCTGCTGACGGAGGGCCCCGCCATCGTCCAGTACCTGGCCGACCAGGTCCCCGACAAGAAGCTGGCCCCGGCCAACGGCACGCTGGCGCGCTACCGCCTCCAGGAGATGCTCAACTTCATCTCCACCGAAATCCACAAGGGCTTCAGCCCGCTCTTCAACCCGGCCTTCCCGGAGGAAGGCAAGCGGCTGACGAAGGAGCGGCTCGCGCTGCGCCTGGGCGTGCTGGAGGCGGTGGTGGCGAAGCAGGCGTTCCTGATGGGTGAGCAGTTCACCGTGGCGGACGCGTACCTCTTCACCACGCTCAACTGGGCCGGCCACACGAAGGTGGACCTGGAGCCGTTCCCCGCGCTGCGCGCCTATCACGCCCGCGTGGCGGACCGGCCCTCCGTGCAGGAGGCGCTGAAGGCCGAAGGCCTCGCGAAGTGA
- a CDS encoding VOC family protein, which yields MTAAFVKLLVTDSARSVAFYEALGFTRVSAEPPFVHLRWAEALDVYLVTPPPQLKLEGRRGTGVLVGFRAEAPHSLDEVLLRAQAQGATVEGPTVQPWYTRELIVTDPDGYRLNFIEPA from the coding sequence GTGACGGCCGCCTTCGTCAAGCTGCTGGTGACGGACAGCGCGCGCTCGGTGGCCTTCTATGAGGCCCTGGGCTTCACGCGCGTGAGCGCCGAGCCCCCCTTCGTCCACCTCCGGTGGGCGGAGGCGCTGGACGTCTACCTGGTCACGCCGCCGCCGCAGTTGAAGCTGGAGGGGCGGCGCGGCACCGGGGTGCTCGTCGGCTTCCGCGCCGAGGCACCGCACAGCCTGGATGAGGTCCTCCTGCGCGCCCAGGCCCAGGGCGCCACCGTGGAGGGCCCCACCGTCCAACCCTGGTACACCCGGGAGCTCATCGTCACCGACCCGGACGGATACCGGCTGAACTTCATCGAGCCGGCGTAG
- a CDS encoding UvrB/UvrC motif-containing protein, with the protein MESRVAALFAHVREHAENRPGVYRMLGPSDEVLYVGKSVRVRTRLLSYFRADAHEKAAEIIAHAHRIVWEYTPSEFAALLHEFRLIKSQRPLYNVEHKRDRGHCFIHLTREPVPRLRVVGRANGERGDYYGPFHGRSAVSDVVRAVSDLLELRDCAADTPMRLADQGQLFPLKQEPLCMRGQLSRCLAPCAGGCTHAEYDARVAQARAFLEGTSDTPLTLLRERMALAARRLQFEYAAELRDRAERLELIRGWVVELSQLLKRLSFVYTVPGHGGEDRAYVLRRGSVRAELPAPVTAEEHRALEQRAREIFEQPEPETLGFRAHEAQEVMLIARWFRLHPVPTQESVAAT; encoded by the coding sequence ATGGAATCCCGCGTCGCCGCCCTCTTCGCTCACGTCCGCGAGCACGCGGAGAATCGCCCTGGCGTCTACCGGATGCTGGGGCCTTCGGACGAAGTGCTCTACGTGGGCAAGTCCGTGCGGGTGCGCACGCGGCTCTTGTCGTACTTCCGCGCGGACGCGCATGAGAAGGCGGCGGAGATCATCGCCCACGCGCACCGCATCGTCTGGGAGTACACGCCCAGCGAGTTCGCCGCGCTGCTGCACGAGTTCCGCCTCATCAAGTCGCAGCGCCCCCTCTACAACGTGGAGCACAAGCGGGACCGGGGCCACTGCTTCATCCACCTCACGCGAGAGCCTGTCCCCCGGCTGCGCGTGGTGGGCCGCGCCAACGGCGAGCGCGGCGACTACTACGGGCCCTTCCACGGCCGGAGCGCCGTGTCCGACGTGGTGCGCGCGGTGAGTGACTTGCTGGAGCTGCGGGACTGCGCGGCGGACACGCCCATGCGCCTGGCGGACCAGGGGCAGCTCTTCCCGCTGAAGCAGGAGCCGCTGTGCATGCGCGGGCAGCTCTCCCGCTGCCTGGCGCCCTGCGCCGGAGGCTGCACCCACGCGGAGTACGACGCGCGCGTGGCCCAGGCCCGCGCCTTCCTGGAAGGCACGTCCGACACGCCGCTGACGCTGCTGCGCGAGCGCATGGCGCTGGCGGCCCGCCGCCTCCAGTTCGAATACGCCGCGGAGCTGCGGGACAGGGCGGAGCGGCTGGAGCTGATACGCGGCTGGGTGGTGGAGCTGAGCCAGTTGCTCAAGCGCCTCTCCTTCGTCTACACGGTGCCCGGCCACGGCGGCGAGGACCGCGCCTACGTGCTGCGCCGGGGCAGCGTGCGCGCGGAGCTGCCCGCGCCTGTCACGGCCGAAGAACACCGGGCGCTGGAGCAGCGGGCCCGCGAAATCTTCGAGCAGCCCGAGCCTGAGACGCTGGGCTTCCGGGCGCACGAAGCGCAGGAGGTGATGCTCATCGCCCGCTGGTTTCGACTGCATCCTGTGCCTACCCAAGAATCGGTCGCCGCGACCTGA
- a CDS encoding PQQ-dependent sugar dehydrogenase produces MQSQLSASERAGSPLAFFVVCAVFSLAVGCSAESAPELGVSRAGAVVQDPNFADSVFVSGLQGPTTMTFAPDGRLFISEKNGSLRIVQNGQLLATPFMTLAVDTGNERGLMGVAFDPNFEHNHYLYVYYTSIDGSIHNRLSRFTANGNVVVPGSELVLADFPTLDAANHNGGAVRFGLDGKLYVSVGENAVSSNSQSLTTPLGKLLRFNPDGSIPTDNPFYATATGLAKATWAMGLRNPFTFDIQPGTGLMFINDVGEGGWEEINRGQAGANYGWPMTEGYFTNRPELTQPFYAYPHGSGTAAGNCIAGGAFYNPPVPAFPNAYVGQYFFADYTNDWIRRIDPDTGAHALFATAASGPVDLDVGPDGALYYLARGAGQVGRIAYTASLPPTIAQQPASTLVSAGHPATFEVSASGEPPLTYQWQRDGVDIADATSSSYVLSAAQLTDSGARFRVVVTNGIGSTTSAEAVLTVTSNKPPVATIVTPAAGATYTAGTNLLFTGTANDEEDGTLPPSAMTWNIIFHHDTHTHPAMADTTGIASGGWPIPNVGESSGNVWYRVRLTVRDSIGLTHTTYRDVHPVTVPLTVTTVPSGLQVLMDGQPFPAPHTTTGVVGVIRSVGVDSPQYANGKFWSFVSWSDGGAQSHTFTTPASAATYTATFAETSGGSCYQLQSERSDKWLVVNTAGKVVAGSTTQSGGQIFQLVPNGAQYKLKGSGDVFLTVEANQLTMSANFTSAESFTRLACGYGGRTRVGFQASSGTAPHWKEATPDEPIQSGDGGNGGACNPADGGSWEAFYLEPVACPDGNTAPACGNGTVESGEQCDDGNTQSGDGCDATCHIETGSAGCFRIQSERSDNWLTVDGAGKVAALGTTQSAGEVFELVTSGTKYKLKGASGAYLAVVADQLTLNASLTTAESFTRHDCGVHGGRNRHGFESSTGTARHWKETTTSAPIQSGNGGNGGVCNPADAGAWEGFYLEPATCPTTR; encoded by the coding sequence ATGCAATCACAGTTGAGCGCCAGCGAACGAGCGGGGTCTCCCCTCGCGTTCTTCGTCGTGTGCGCGGTCTTCTCCCTCGCAGTGGGCTGCTCGGCGGAGTCCGCTCCGGAACTCGGGGTCTCACGCGCGGGTGCCGTCGTGCAAGACCCCAACTTCGCCGACTCCGTCTTCGTCAGTGGCCTCCAGGGACCGACGACCATGACCTTCGCGCCGGACGGGCGCCTGTTCATCTCGGAGAAGAACGGCTCGCTCCGCATCGTCCAGAACGGCCAGCTCCTGGCGACTCCGTTCATGACGCTCGCCGTGGACACCGGCAACGAGCGTGGGCTGATGGGCGTCGCGTTCGACCCCAACTTCGAACACAACCATTACCTGTATGTCTATTACACGTCGATCGACGGCAGCATCCACAATCGGCTCAGCCGCTTCACCGCCAACGGCAATGTGGTGGTTCCCGGAAGCGAGCTGGTGCTCGCGGACTTCCCGACGCTCGACGCCGCCAACCACAACGGCGGCGCGGTTCGCTTCGGGCTCGACGGCAAGCTCTACGTTTCGGTCGGTGAGAACGCGGTCTCCTCCAACTCGCAGAGCCTGACCACACCGCTCGGGAAGCTGCTGCGCTTCAACCCGGACGGCAGCATCCCCACGGACAACCCGTTCTACGCGACCGCCACCGGGCTCGCCAAGGCGACCTGGGCCATGGGGCTGCGCAACCCCTTCACCTTCGACATCCAGCCCGGCACGGGGCTCATGTTCATCAACGACGTGGGTGAAGGCGGCTGGGAGGAGATCAACCGTGGCCAGGCCGGTGCCAACTACGGCTGGCCGATGACGGAGGGCTACTTCACGAATCGCCCGGAGCTCACGCAGCCGTTCTACGCGTACCCGCATGGCTCCGGCACGGCCGCAGGCAACTGCATCGCGGGCGGTGCCTTCTACAATCCGCCGGTCCCCGCGTTTCCCAACGCGTACGTCGGCCAATACTTCTTCGCGGACTACACCAACGATTGGATTCGGCGCATCGACCCGGACACGGGCGCGCATGCGTTGTTCGCGACAGCCGCCTCGGGGCCCGTGGACCTCGATGTGGGGCCTGACGGCGCGCTCTACTATCTGGCGCGCGGCGCGGGCCAGGTGGGGCGCATCGCCTACACAGCCTCGCTGCCACCGACCATCGCGCAGCAACCGGCGAGCACGTTGGTCTCCGCCGGCCATCCAGCGACCTTCGAGGTGTCGGCGAGCGGCGAGCCGCCTCTCACCTATCAGTGGCAGCGGGACGGCGTGGACATCGCCGACGCGACCTCGTCCAGCTACGTGCTGAGCGCCGCGCAGTTGACCGACAGCGGCGCGCGCTTCCGCGTGGTCGTGACCAACGGGATTGGCTCGACCACCAGCGCCGAGGCGGTGCTGACGGTGACGTCCAACAAGCCGCCGGTGGCCACCATCGTGACGCCGGCCGCGGGCGCGACCTACACCGCGGGCACGAACCTGCTGTTCACCGGCACGGCCAACGACGAGGAGGATGGCACGCTGCCTCCGAGCGCGATGACCTGGAACATCATCTTCCATCACGATACCCACACGCATCCGGCCATGGCCGATACCACCGGCATCGCGAGCGGTGGCTGGCCCATCCCCAACGTCGGCGAGAGCTCGGGCAACGTCTGGTACCGCGTGCGCCTCACGGTGCGCGACTCGATTGGCCTCACCCACACGACGTATCGCGACGTACACCCCGTCACCGTCCCCCTCACGGTGACCACCGTGCCGAGCGGGCTGCAGGTGCTGATGGACGGGCAGCCGTTCCCGGCGCCTCACACAACGACTGGCGTGGTCGGGGTCATCCGCTCGGTAGGGGTTGATTCGCCACAGTACGCGAACGGGAAGTTCTGGTCGTTCGTGTCGTGGTCGGATGGCGGTGCGCAATCGCATACCTTCACCACGCCAGCCAGCGCGGCCACCTACACGGCCACGTTCGCCGAGACCTCCGGCGGGAGCTGCTACCAGCTTCAGAGCGAGCGCTCCGACAAGTGGCTCGTCGTCAACACCGCGGGCAAGGTCGTCGCCGGCAGCACGACGCAATCAGGAGGGCAGATCTTCCAGCTCGTCCCGAACGGTGCGCAATACAAGCTCAAGGGCTCGGGCGACGTGTTCCTCACGGTGGAGGCGAACCAGCTCACGATGAGCGCCAACTTCACCAGCGCGGAGTCGTTCACGCGGCTCGCCTGTGGCTATGGCGGGCGCACGCGTGTCGGCTTCCAGGCTTCCTCGGGAACCGCGCCTCATTGGAAGGAAGCCACGCCGGACGAGCCGATTCAAAGCGGTGACGGCGGCAATGGCGGCGCCTGCAACCCGGCCGATGGCGGTTCCTGGGAGGCCTTCTACCTCGAACCCGTGGCCTGTCCGGATGGCAACACCGCCCCCGCGTGCGGCAATGGCACGGTCGAAAGCGGCGAGCAGTGCGACGACGGCAACACCCAATCGGGCGATGGCTGCGATGCGACGTGCCACATCGAGACTGGCAGCGCTGGCTGCTTCCGTATCCAGAGCGAGCGCTCCGACAACTGGCTCACCGTCGACGGAGCCGGCAAGGTGGCCGCCCTCGGCACGACGCAGAGCGCCGGCGAAGTCTTCGAGCTCGTCACGAGCGGTACGAAATACAAGCTCAAGGGCGCGAGCGGCGCGTACCTGGCGGTGGTCGCCGACCAACTCACCCTGAACGCCTCGCTCACCACGGCGGAGTCCTTCACCCGCCACGACTGCGGCGTCCACGGTGGCCGCAATCGCCATGGCTTCGAATCGTCGACGGGCACCGCGCGCCACTGGAAGGAGACCACCACCAGCGCCCCCATCCAGAGCGGGAACGGCGGCAACGGAGGCGTCTGCAATCCCGCCGACGCGGGCGCGTGGGAGGGCTTCTACCTCGAGCCCGCGACGTGCCCGACGACGAGGTGA
- a CDS encoding Ig-like domain-containing protein, with protein MRSRSEVLRSWSLGVTLALSLGACGVESQEETIRPQGNGVSQEDDGALTPERPDALVAWDPYADAVAPGTTATVLNASAALGAPDGQAATLLGLLNTALTLDLGQGEEGTGDLRVYYQGLSLALVAQVDFLKADGTLIGSSVLRLVELGLGTHVAVAAYPGNVPYRYVRLRGTVLALYLVDAVETSLRAFCGDGVLGGFEVCDDGNLLSGDGCNSVCEVEPGYTCTGQPSVCDNNAAPTVEDVNATTPEDTPVNITIPAVDPDGDALDFAFTLPGHGTLMGTGATVTYTPDVNFAGEDTFQVTVSDGKKQATATVSVTVTPVNDAPAANSTAVVVSYNTTAPITLTATDVDGDALTFTATAPTHGTLSGTGAQLLYTPNADFQGEDQFTFEVSDGTLTSNTATVSITVRGPPVCGDGYLDSGEVCDDGNRAAGDGCRADCQGVEVCGDGLVDSTTGEQCDDGGTTPGDGCDAMCQLDAFSNVPPTLISGTLSCTTANSNTGRKAAVDALGRFYVVMNCGGQVHVSVSVDRGQTWVGPTPLGITSTAEVAIEGGPTGVAYVAATGAGALLFTRTVDAGASWEAPRTLGPVANPTVSLDSTGDALYIAVSRGASGVRVLQNFERGANDFSVTDVDQNNAFFDVIVDKISGDVFSVSDDPSFRIRRSSDQGATFGPQSSPPGQAFFSDWTGSNGFIYVTGAFGDDNVDVIPMSSPGTSTQVTGLPTDVGSGSLRSIDADALGNGYIASQRGTGNIQLDRMRVGAPLILTEDARTIGPGTVAAVAALPSNGGALVAYTNGTGVYASVVVY; from the coding sequence ATGCGAAGCCGTTCTGAAGTGCTGCGGTCGTGGAGCCTGGGCGTGACGCTGGCCTTGTCCCTGGGCGCATGTGGTGTGGAGTCCCAGGAGGAGACGATACGCCCTCAGGGGAATGGGGTGTCGCAAGAGGACGACGGGGCGTTGACGCCTGAGCGCCCAGACGCGTTGGTGGCGTGGGACCCGTATGCGGACGCGGTGGCACCGGGCACCACGGCGACAGTGCTCAACGCGAGCGCGGCGCTGGGCGCTCCGGACGGGCAGGCCGCGACCCTGCTGGGCTTGCTCAACACGGCGCTGACGCTGGACCTGGGCCAGGGCGAGGAAGGCACCGGCGACCTGCGAGTCTACTACCAGGGGTTGTCGTTGGCGCTGGTGGCGCAGGTGGACTTCCTGAAGGCGGACGGGACCCTCATCGGCTCCAGCGTGTTGCGCCTGGTGGAACTGGGCCTGGGGACGCATGTGGCGGTGGCGGCGTACCCGGGGAACGTGCCCTATCGCTACGTGCGGCTGAGAGGCACGGTGCTCGCGCTCTACCTGGTGGACGCGGTGGAGACGTCGCTCCGGGCCTTCTGTGGTGATGGAGTGCTGGGCGGATTCGAAGTCTGTGACGACGGCAATCTGCTCTCTGGCGACGGCTGCAACAGCGTCTGTGAGGTGGAGCCGGGCTACACCTGCACGGGGCAGCCGAGCGTCTGCGACAACAACGCCGCGCCCACGGTCGAGGACGTCAACGCGACCACCCCCGAGGACACGCCGGTGAACATCACCATCCCCGCGGTGGACCCGGATGGCGACGCGCTCGACTTCGCCTTCACCCTGCCCGGCCATGGCACGCTCATGGGCACAGGGGCGACGGTGACGTACACCCCGGACGTGAACTTCGCCGGAGAGGACACCTTCCAGGTCACGGTCTCTGACGGCAAGAAGCAGGCAACGGCCACCGTCTCGGTCACGGTGACGCCGGTCAACGACGCGCCCGCCGCCAACTCCACCGCGGTGGTCGTGAGCTACAACACGACGGCGCCCATCACGCTGACGGCCACGGATGTGGACGGGGATGCGCTCACGTTCACCGCGACGGCGCCCACGCACGGCACCCTGTCCGGAACGGGCGCCCAGTTGCTCTACACGCCGAACGCGGACTTCCAGGGCGAGGACCAGTTCACCTTCGAGGTCAGCGACGGCACGCTGACCTCCAATACCGCCACGGTCAGCATCACCGTCAGGGGGCCGCCTGTCTGCGGTGATGGCTACCTCGATTCAGGTGAGGTGTGTGACGACGGCAACCGCGCCGCGGGAGATGGCTGCCGAGCGGACTGCCAGGGCGTGGAGGTCTGCGGCGACGGCCTGGTCGACAGCACGACGGGAGAGCAGTGCGATGATGGCGGCACGACGCCCGGGGATGGCTGCGACGCCATGTGCCAGCTGGATGCCTTCTCGAATGTGCCCCCCACGCTCATCAGCGGGACGCTGAGCTGCACCACTGCCAACTCGAACACGGGGCGCAAGGCGGCGGTGGATGCATTGGGGCGCTTCTACGTCGTCATGAACTGCGGTGGACAGGTCCATGTCAGCGTGAGCGTGGACCGAGGCCAGACCTGGGTGGGGCCCACGCCGCTGGGCATCACCAGCACGGCGGAAGTCGCGATTGAAGGCGGCCCCACGGGAGTTGCCTACGTCGCGGCCACCGGCGCGGGCGCGCTGCTATTCACCCGGACGGTCGACGCGGGAGCAAGCTGGGAGGCGCCGCGAACCCTCGGCCCGGTGGCCAACCCCACCGTCAGCCTGGATTCCACGGGCGACGCGCTCTACATCGCCGTCTCGCGGGGCGCCAGTGGTGTGCGCGTCCTCCAGAACTTCGAGCGAGGCGCGAATGACTTCAGCGTGACGGACGTGGACCAGAACAATGCCTTCTTCGACGTCATCGTGGACAAGATCAGCGGCGATGTCTTCTCCGTGAGCGACGACCCCTCCTTCCGCATCCGCCGCAGCAGCGACCAGGGGGCCACCTTCGGCCCGCAGAGCTCCCCGCCGGGGCAGGCGTTCTTCTCGGACTGGACGGGCTCCAACGGCTTCATCTACGTGACGGGCGCCTTCGGGGACGACAACGTGGACGTCATCCCGATGTCCTCGCCAGGAACGAGCACGCAGGTGACGGGCCTTCCAACGGACGTAGGTTCCGGGTCCCTCCGGTCGATTGACGCGGATGCGCTCGGCAACGGCTACATCGCGTCCCAGCGAGGGACGGGCAACATCCAGTTGGACCGGATGCGCGTCGGGGCTCCCCTGATTCTGACCGAGGATGCCAGGACGATAGGACCGGGCACCGTGGCCGCCGTCGCGGCGCTCCCGTCGAACGGCGGCGCCCTGGTGGCCTACACGAACGGCACCGGCGTCTACGCCTCGGTGGTGGTGTACTGA